The following DNA comes from Candidatus Neomarinimicrobiota bacterium.
CCGCACAAAATTTGCGATCATAGTTTCTTCAACATTAATTGTTACGGTTTTGTTAACCCTGACAATAGTTCGAATCAACCGGAGCCTGAATAAAAAAGATGTATGGCTGGAACTTAACATCACAGGCATAGACACAGCCGACACCGCATGGGTCACCCCATCTGAAGCGCTGTCAAGGAGCGAAGGGAGCTGGACGTTCAGCTATGTACCGGGAAAGTCTTTTTCCGACAGGGGTGAAATCATTTTGTTGATCCCGGCGGGATTTATGGCATCAACCAAAAGCTGGACACAGCCGCAGTCTACAAATTCCGAGTTTCCCGGGTATGTTACCGTTCGTTCGAATAATAGATCAACTAAGATCAAAACTACGATATTCAGGGATTCATATGATTATCGTGTAAGATGTATTTTCACCGAATTCCCTCCCCAGATCGGCGATACGATTCGGATAGTTTACGGAGACAGTTCAATATCCAACAGCGGCAGGGCGCTAAGCCATGTCCATGCAGCTGATTATCGTTTCCCATTGCTCATCGACAGGCATAATAAAAGAGAATACTCCGAAACGGCTCCGATACCCACCGTAAGGATCAAAGCCCGTCCGGCAAAACAATTTCTTATCACAGCACCCTCTATCATCAAAGAGAGCGAAGAAGCGAAATTGATAATAGTGGCTTTAGATGAGTATAACAACGTTGACGGAGAATTCAGCGGAAAGCTTACTCTGTCATGCGATAAAGATCAGGACTGCGGCGTTCCGGACTCGTTCTTCTTCAATATCAGCGATTCAGGCAGAAAAGAAATTCATATCTCTCCGAAAGAGGGAGTGCATCAGATATTCGCCTCGACCGGAGACCGGATTCGAGCGAAAAGCAACCGATTTCTGGTTCGGTCGGAAAATCCGAAATACCGTTTGTTCTGGGGAGATCTCCACAATCACAGCGACTTAAGCGACGGGACCGGATCGTTGGAAGATTTTTACCGGTATGCGAGGTTCGCTGCAAACCTCGATTTTATCTCTCTGACGGATCACGATCACATATTCAAGACTTTCTACCTCAGGAAAGATGTTTGGAACGATATCAAGAGTGCAGCTAAAAGATATAATGTCGAGGGCGAGTTCGTCACGTTCCTCGGCTGGGAATGGACTCAGGAAGAAGGCGGGCACAGGCATGTGATTTATCCGAATAACAACGGAAAACCGATTCCATTTACCGACTATCCTACACCGCCGGACCTCTGGAAAGCGTTGGAGGGAACCGGAGCTCTAACGATTCCGCATCATGTTGCCTGGGGTTCGCGGAAAATAGATTGGACCTACAGAAACGATGAATACCAGAGGTTGGTGGAAATATATTCACAGCACGCCGCGAATGAATATCAGGACAACCCGTTGGATCATCTGAACAAAAAGGACAAGGCACCGGGTCACTATGTCAGAGACGCTCTCGCGATGGGGCATAGGATGGGTATATTAGCCTCAAGCGACGGTCATTTCGGATATCCCGGAAACGGATGGATGGGAGGAGCAACTGCGCTTGACTCGACATCCCGTGGAACCGGATACGTCGGGATATATGCGGAAAAACTGACTCGTCAATCCCTATTCGACGCTCTCATATCCCGCAGGGTTTTCGCCACTACCGACGACAGAACTATTTTGGAGTTCAGCGTAAACGGGAATATGATGGGTTCGGAAATAGTTTCGGAGGAGTTGCCTCTGATAGAGGGAGCCGTTTATTCACATACTCCTATCAAGCAGGTAGAGATTGTAAAGTTCGATGGTAAGAATTATACTTTTGAGTCAGTCCCCGTAATTACCGGCGAATCTCAAGTTGAGTTCAGCATGATCGACTCGCAATTCGTGCGTGATTCGTTTTACTACCTCCGTGTGGTATCGAGGGGAAACGCAAACGATAGATACGCTTGGACCAGTCCCGTGTGGGTCGATAAATCGATTGGGAACGAGATCTCCGAGCTCCCTTCTTCAGCTGTCAAGGGACAGTTGCCGGGGGCAGCCTTAAATAACAAAACTGAGCTGCTTTATTCGTTTTCGGTGAATAAACCCCCTTACACAACCGGAGGGACTATCAGTTTGGAAGCTTACGACATAAACGACTCGTTAGAAGTCTCAATGTACGTAAACGGAATATATGTTAAGAGTTTAAATCAAACGGAACCAAACAGCTGGAGCAATACTCAGCGGATAGCCATCCCACGTTATCTCGTGAACAGCAAAAATATAATAAGATTTGAAAATGAAAAAAATCTCTTAAATAAGGAAATTTCTGACTGGGGAGTCAGGAACGTGAGGTTTACTCCGGGGAGCAATAGCATTGATATCCGTTAAAACCTATCTCGCGGAATCCTGTTATCAAATGATAGAATAATGACATATTTAGCTAACGGAACGGTTTGCTTATTCATCTGCTTCCGAGCTCGCTTCTTGTTTATAATCCCGGTAATAACTAAAATTATGCATATTCGTTGAGTATTAACAAATATCAGTGCGTGCAAGCGGGAGAGACTATATGAACAGCCTTTGGGATGACGGAGAGGGAGGAAAATATTCGAACGATCCACTTGCTATGCGGGTATACAGTTCCCGGCTTCTCGGCTCCGAGCCGAAGTTGGTTTTACACGGCGGCGGCAACACGTCGGTTAAAATCAGAAAGAGCAACATATTCGGTGAAGAGGAGGAATTGATATATATAAAAGGGAGCGGATGGGACCTGGCTACGATAGAGGCGGAGGGGTTTGCTCCCGTGCGGTTGGACGTTTTGAAGAAGATGGCGGAGATTCAAAGTCTCAGCGATAGTGATATGGTAGAAAATCAAAGGGCTGCAATGACAGACCCGGCAGCTCCGACTCCCTCGGTAGAGGCGATTCTTCATGCGATAATACCGTTCAAATATGTTGATCACACGCACGCCGACGCCGTAGTGACACTGACCAATACTCCGAATGGAGAGGAAACGATCCGCAATTTATACGGCGATCAGGTGCTTGTTGTGCCTTACGTAATGCCCGGATTTATCCTTGCGAAAAAGATTCGGGAAATGACCTCGGATTTTGATTGGGAGAAATGCGCAGGGATGATACTGATGAGCCACGGAGTTTTCAGCTTCGACGATGATGCCGGGCGAAGTTACCGGAAGATGATTGATATTGTCACTCAGGCGGAAGAGCATATCGAAAAAGAGGGCGCGGGCTCTCTGTCGCTCGCCGAAAGCCCTTTGGAAAACTTGAAAGCTCTGTCAGAAATTCGAAAGCGAGTTAACGACGTCAGGGGCGCACCGGTTTTAGCTCTGCTCAACAACGATCCTGGGTCAGCAGGTTTCGCCGGACTTGACAATGTTGATTCCATCGCTGCAAGGGGACCTCTGACACCCGACCACATTATCCGCACGAAACAAACGCCGGTGATGATAGACAGTGATCCGGAACGGGATATCGCCGAATATTCCAAGAACTACGAGAAATATTTTGATCGAAATAATCCCGGAGAATTGATCCCGCTCGACTCCGCACCACGTTGGGCGGTATGGAAAGGGGTGGGTACGATCGCATTCGGGAGGAGCCTCAAAGAAGCCGGGATCATATCCGATATTGTTGAGCACACTATTTCGTCTATACAGGTAGCCGAAGCTCTCGGCGGCTGGAAAGCCCTACCTGAGAAAGACCTTTTTGACATAGAATATTGGGAACTCGAGCAGGCGAAGCTTGCACACTCAGGTAAATTAGGTGAATTTCAGGGCATGATAGCGTTGGTGACCGGCGGCGCCGGCGGGATCGGCAAAGCGACCGTTGAAGCGCTGCACAAGAGAGGCGCAGTCGTTGCCGCACTTGATATAAATCCCGATATCGAAGGTATCTTTTCTGAAGATGGGATTATGGGAATCAGCGCCGACGTGACAGATGAATCTGCGGTGAAAGAGTCGATTGACCGGGTGGTCAGAAATTTCGGCGGTTTGGACATCCTGATAAGCAACGCAGGAACATTTCCGAAAAGTGAAAACATATCCGAGATTAACAGCGACACGTGGCAAAAGAGCTTAAACCTGAATTTGACGAGTCATCAGCTTCTGCTCAAGTCATGCATACCTTACTTAGAAAACGGGTATCTACCGTCCGTTATCATCGTTGCTTCAAAAAACGTTCCCGCACCGGGACCGGGCGCCGCCGCCTACTCAGCTGCCAAGGCAGGGTCGACTCAACTCGCGCGGGTAGCGGCTTTAGAGCTCGGAGCTGCGGGGATAAGGGTGAACGTTGTTCATCCTAATGCGGTGTACGATACAGCAATCTGGACAAAGGAAGTGCTTGAAGAACGCGCTGAATATTACGGCATGAGCGTCGAAGAATATAAGACCGATAACGTGCTTTCGACCGAAGTTTTATCCCGGGACGTGGCAGAGATGATATGCGCTATCGCCGGCACCGCTTTTTCCAAAACCACAGGAGCTCAAATTCCTATTGACGGAGGGAACGACAGAGTGATCTGAACTTTCTCCTGTTTTTCGCAAGAGACGGCAATATTGTGTACAATCAAAAGGGCTCCCATCCGGGAGCCCTAGATTTCGGTCGAAGTTCGATATAATGATAAGTCCGGGTCTATTCTGCCGGAGCAAACACCGGAGTAGGGTCGGCGTAAACATGATACTCTTTTACAAGATCGCCATCCATCTTTAACTTATTCAGAAACGGAATTGTAACTATCGAATCATCCAGACGTGTATAACTTACTTCACCTATCATATAAACCGTTTGTCCATCGTCGAGGACTCTCGATTCGTGCACATTATGGCTGATCCCTTTGAACCCGCTGAAAAACGTTTTTACGTATTCCCTCACTGCCTCACGCCCCGTTACTGCTGGTTGGCTTCCATAACGGAACTCGCCGTCTTCCGCGATAAACTCGCTGAATTTGTTCTCATCCATCGCATCTATACTTGCGATAAGTTTATCCATCCATTCGTTGTCTGGCATAATTTTTCTCCCTGATTGTTAGTAGCATTAAGTTAGTGCTTAAATTAAGCACTGCGAAAAAAACGTACAAGAAGATTTATTTCGTTCAATTAAACATTTTTCTGTTTAATACATCTAACTATCAGATACGGGATACTTTAACGGCAGCACGGATAAGGCTGTTGGGTGATAATTCCGGCAGAAGAGAAAAAGGTAAATGCAGAAAACGAAGGAGGTGTCGAGATGAAATTGATCGGACTAAAACTGGCTTTTATGCCGTTGATATTATATTCCGTTATCATCAACAGCGGATGCGCGGGGCAGAGCGAGGAGATTTATTTAAGACCCGGAAAACAGATCGCTAAAGCGGACGTGAACCTCGACAGCGGATCGATTACTCAAACAATTGAAAACGTGGAACTTTCCGTCAAAGGGGCGATAATAGCCTCACGGGATGGAGAATCTCTTCATCCGACATTCTGGGTGACGGTTAAGAATAACCGCGCCGGTAAAATAACGGTTAACCCTTCCAAGGCGCGGCTGGTTGACTCATTCGGCTTTCAATTCAGACCATTACCGATGTCATTCAGCGGTGGAACAAGTCAGGAATCTTATTATACGGTTGTAGACCCGGATATCAGAATGTACTTCGCCCTTAGACATGGATGGCATTACTATCCATTCTATCCTAAGAGCAGGGGGCACCGAAGGGGTCGATCGCATTGGATAAGACCTATTCACTATGACCCGCATTGGGGCTTCAGCAGCAGGGTGGTCTGGGTAAAAAATATCAGGAAGAAAAGCAGCCGGAATAAACTTCCCGACAGAATGGAAGAGATCTACAACGGCGCTAAAATAACCTACGTGCTTACGTACCCGGAGCTCAACAAAGAGGTGCAGGATTACAGATTGATCATACCCGGCATCAGTGTAATAGATGAAGATGGAAGCGCCAGAGAGATCATATTTGAGACCGGTTTTGATCAGATCACGGAGATAGATTCCGGAACTGATTCAAATTGATAAATTCTGTAATATCACATTTGATATAACCTACAAGCCCCTCGGAAATGCCGGTTTTCGAGGGGCGCCTCTCTTTATCTCAATCGATCAAAAGAGCTAAGGAGAACGGGAACGTGTAACTCTCGTTCAGGAATTGGGCAGCGGTCTTTTCTGGATCACAAACGGGGTTTACCAGAGCATATTTCTGACAACCGGCTCCGGAGTAATCGCCGTGGACGCTCCCCCGGGTATTGGAGAGAATTATCTGAAAGGAATAGCGGAAGTAACGGATGAAAAGGTCACGCATGTAATTTACAGTCATCCGCATGCCGACCACATCAGCGCCGCTAAAATGTTCCCGCCGGATGCGATCTATATCGCTCATGAGGAGACCTTCAGGATATTATCCGAGAGAGAAAAGGCCGAAAGGAAGTATCCGTTCGGCTATTATTCCGGTGGAACGCCGGTGCCTCTGCCGACAGTTACCTTTTCAACCGATTACGTGCTTGAAGTGGGCGGACAAGTCCTCGAGCTCTCATACCGGGGGCTGAATCACGAGCCGGGCAATATATTTATTTATGCGCCGGAACAGAAGGTATTGATGCTTGTAGACGTTATCGACCCCGGATGGATACCCTTCAAGAGTCTTGCGCATGCAGACAATACGTTTGGATTCGTAAAGGCGTTTGACGAGGTCATGTCTTTTGATTTTGACATATTTATCGGCGGGCATCTGAACCGCCCGGGGACGAGGGAGGACGTCGAGCTGCACGGCGAATATATGTCGGATTTAGAAGAGAATGCGGCGATAGCGATAGGTGCGGTTTCATTCTCGAATATCGGAAAAGAAGTGGGCTTTGCCAATCCGTACTTTCTGTTCGACAGCTATCTTGATGCCGTCGCTAAAGAATGCGAGGATCTTATGCTCCCGAAATGGACAGGCAAACTCGGCGGAGCTGACGTGTTCACATTCGACAACTGCGCGCAGATGATTTCAAGCCTGAGGCTCGAGTAACTGAACTTCCCTTTCGGCATTTACACGTTGCAATAAGTGACGTGAATCACATTATAATGTAGTAATTGTGATAATTTAGGTAAATATGACTCTGTGGCAATGTATCTTTGAAGTAGTCTCAGTGTAAACTGCTTTATAAGTTAGCGATACAGAGAATTGAACGAATGACAAAGAGCAGAAATCAGGATCAGAAAGAAAAGATTTTTGAGATATACCATTTACAGCCGTTTAAATTATGGGATTATTAATCTCAGCCTGTTTACGGGTTCGGCGTTGGCAGGAGGTGATATCAGCATTTTAATTAACGCGGAAGATGATGCTGCTCAAATGAGAGACAATTCGATAAATTATACGAAACCTTTACCGGCGTCAGACGTTAAAACGGATATAAATTGAAATCAGGAGAATTTATGTTAAAAAGTTTAAGCATGGTTTTATTATTCACTTTTTTATTTCTCGGGTGTGAGGATGACATCTCTTCAGGCAGCGGGACTTTTAGAATAGAGGTCTTCGACAGCCCGCCGCCGGTCAGCGTCGAAAGCATTTTTATTACTATCAAAGAGGTAAGCGTTCACAGAGCGGGGGGAGAGTGGGATACGCTTTCTCAGCCCGAAGTTACTCTCGATTTTTTAGAACTCATTAACGGAGTGACGGCGCCTTTAGTGGACGAGCCGCTTGAATCGGGTGACTACACTCAGCTGCGACTCGTTGTCGCTGAATTAAATACGGTGGTCATCGACGGAGAATCGTATCCTTTGAAAATTCCGAGCGGTGCGGAAACAGGCATAAAATTAAATCTTAATTTCACTGTGGAGGATGATGAGATAATCGAAGTCATGATCGATTTCGACGCATCGAAATCTATAACGTGGACTCCCGGTAATTACAAGCTTCAACCTGTATTCAAGGTTTTCAAGAAAGTACTCTCAGGCACGGTCGCCGGATCGGTGAAAGATATCTCAGGCACAGGTATAGTCAACGCCGTCGTGACTGCGACGGGATCAAACGACGATGTTTCCACCGTCACGGACGACACGGGCGCATATAAGTTGATTTTACTCGAAGGCAGTTATTCTATCGGAGCTTCCGCGGACGGTTTTACCGGAGCCGATATTACTTACACGGGAGTGCAGGTTCAGGCGGAATCTAATCTGACCGGGTTCGATTTTATTCTGAACTGATACGCAGTATAGGTTCGCGCACTTTTTACGCTGCAACGGTCGGATCCCAACCGGTAATTTAATTCTCATTCAATCCGTTCAGGGTTTCCATCTCCTCATCGGAGATGGAGGAATCTAATATTCCAGAGTTTTCTATTATCCGTTCTTTTTTAATATATTCGGGACTGACTATAAAACCGGGCTCGATAACCCACCGGATCAATATCTGTGCGGGAGTTTTATCGTAATTAGCAGCTATTCTGATATTGAAGATGAATGATTGCGGAGACAAAAATTATTCTATTAAAAGTGAGAACCGGGAATCGATAATTTGAGAAGTTGAATATTTTTTTACTCACTTGAGGAAATGCTTGCAAAAGATGAAGTTGAAATGTTATAATACATCATACCGGAGGTGACAATAACTTTGGGTGCGCATAGTAAGACCTGCCTATTCACGGCGAGAAAATTCAGTGGAATTAAAAATGTGGTTGACAGGCGTGCTAAAATATATTATATATATGATGCTCTTCAAGCAAAAGCAGTTGTGATTACTGCATGAACTACAAATCCAAAAAGGAGGTTGACATGTCGGGAAAGATTATTTTTATCTTCCTAACAGTTCTCTTGCTGCCCGCGATGTTGTTTGCGCAGCAGGGTTCTGTAACGGGTACGATCACCGATGAAAGCACAGGAGATGCTATCGTCGGAGCTAACGTGGTACTTCAGGGCACAAGCATGGGAGCTGCAGCAAATACAATGGGCGTTTATACTATATCTAACGTTCCTTTGGGCGACTACACGCTTGTTGTTACCGCCATAGGCTATACTAAAGCCACCGCGGAACTGAGTATTTCTCCGGGAATGACAAATACAGTGGATGTCGGTATGACTTCTGAAAGCGTCGAACTATCCGGGCTTTTGGTTGTTGCCGCACGCGCAAGGCCACGCGAAACCCCGGTTGCGTTCACAAACGTGGATAAAGCCGACATGCAATTTCGCCTCGGTTCCAGGGATGTACCGATGATATTGAACACGACTCCCGGTGTGTATGCAACGGAACAAGGCGGAGGCGCGGGTGACTCCCGTATAAATATCAGAGGATTTGACCAGAGAAATGTAGCAGTAATGATCAATGGAGTTCCGGTCAACGACATGGAGAACGGCTGGGTGTACTGGTCCAACTGGGACGGTTTGGGAGATGCTACCTCCTCAATTCAGGTTCAGAGAGGATTAGGCGCTTCGAACCTGGCTATTTCATCCGTCGGCGGAACAATGAACATACTTACGGATGCTGCGAGTCATGAGAGAGGAATGAGCCTCAAACAGGAGGTGGGAAACGGAAGTTTTTTTAAGACTACAGCGCTGTATAACACAGGTTTACTGGATAACGGTTTTGCAGCGACCATCACAGCAGTTAAGAAAACCGGAGATGGAATCGCCGACCAAACCTGGACGAACGCCTGGTCTTACTTTGGAGCGCTGAGCTATAACGCGAGCGATAACCATAAATTCGACTTGTTTATTGTAGGAGCGCCTCAGAGGCATGGTCAGCGCATTTATAACCAGCGAATTGCCCTCTGGGATGCGGAATTCGCAAAAGAGGTGGGCGTTTCTCAGGCGGACATAGACGCTGTAACTGAAAGAGGCGTCAATTATAATCCTAACTGGGGTCCGATCAAAGCTGCGGATGAAAAAGATTTGCAGGAATACTTTAACGGTGAAGTTCATGACATCAGGGATGCAAGTGTTCTGATGGAGCGGGAAAACTACTTCCACAAGCCGCAGTATAACCTTAACTGGTACTGGAAGATAAAGGAAGACTTTCATCTGACGAGCGTCTTTTACGTTTCAATAGGCAAGGGTGGCGGAACGGGCGGTTACTTTGGTGGGGACTGGTTTGGATCGGATAATGACGGACAGATCGACTTTCAGACTGTTTACGATAAAAACAGCGCCAATATAGACGCAACCTACAGTGGCACAGAGAATCGAAGTACGTTCGTGCTCCGAAATTCGGTGAATCTGCATAACTGGTACGGTTATATCGGAACTGCAAAATATCGTCTCTCGGAAACCATGAAGCTCACCTTTGGAGTAGACGTTCGTCAATACAAGGGTGAACACTGGCGTGAGGTTCGAAATCTTATCGGCGGGGACTACTTCATAAACACAAGCAATAAGAACCCCGATTATACCGCGAATCCCAATGCCGCGGTAAAACGTCTTGGAGACAAAATAGCATACCATAACGACGGCTTGACACGGTGGTATGGCGGCTTCGCTCAGGTGGAAAACAGCAGCGGTCCTCTTACAGTGTTCGGTAGTCTGTCGCTTTCTCAAACCGGGTATAAGCGCGTTGATTACTTCAACGTGAATCCCGATGTCGGCCCCGCAGATAAATGGGAGACCGATTGGGAGAATTTCAACGGAAGCACTATTAAAGCCGGAGCCAACTACAACATAAATGAAAACGTCAACGTATATGGTAATGTCGGCAGGCTTTCAAAAGCCCCGATATTTGATGCGGTCTATAACTTCGACAACACGCTTTACCAGAATTCTAAAAACGAGACGGTAAATGCAGTTGAGATCGGATCAGGTTACCGCGACAGCAAGTTGTCCGCAAATGCAAATTTCTATTACACAAAATGGCTGGATCGGTCATGGTCTACATCAAGTCGTGTAGTAAATGAGACTTTCTACTATCTGTTAGCAGGAATTGATGCTTTGCATACCGGAATAGAGATCGATACCCGCTACAAAGCGACTGAGCTGGTAGAGCTTACCGGAATGGTTTCGTTTGGTAATTGGGAATGGCTGAACGACGTGGAGGCGAAATTCTCTCCGGAGGCTACACTTGATACAATACTTGTGGCAAATGTTTATACAGACGGTCTCAAAGTATCGGATGCCGCTCAAAAGACCTTCGCTGCCGGAGTTACAATAAGACCGACAAGCGATATCGCCGCTAATCTGACCTTCAAGAGATTTACTGATCATTACGCAAGGTTCGATCCGGCGGATAGGGACGATCCGAATGACAAGGACGATCAGGGTAATAGGACTCAAGCGTGGAAGATACCGGACTATAATCTCATAGATCTTCACGCGAGCTACTCTCTTCCGCTTGGCGGGGTGAATGCTGACGTAGGGTTCCATGTATTCAATCTTTTGGATACGAAGCACATCACGGATGCCACTGATGGAGGTGACCACACCGCAGCGGATGCATTTGTCTGGATGGGACTTGAGAGGCGCTGGGTCGGCTCGTTCAACATATCATTTTAATCTCCACCGGAGATTATCTTAATAGGAGTAAGCCCCCTTTTCTAAAGGGGGCTTACTTTTTGTAAAAAATAGATGTTTGGGGATAGAAATCAGTAATTAGTTATTTTGGGAGAATAATCTTAAATAATCCTGTTCGGACATTGCTGATGCGAGGGTATCGATAAACTTGACATCGACCGCTGCTCCGAGTCTCCGGGCGATATGTAAGTTATGCCACGACGATTTATAATCATGAAGAAAATAGTAAGCCACCGCCATGTAATAATACGCGGAATCCCGTAACGGATTAATTTCAGTTAACTTTTGTAAATGATTAAGTGAACCATAAAAATCTTCCCGGATCAATAAAACGACACCCAAATTCAGTAGGGCGATTTCAAATTGGGGATTGACAGCCAGTGCATTTCTGTATTCTCCCGCGGCATCATTATATTTGCCGGAAAGCTCATACACTCTTCCGAGATTTGAATACGCCTCGACCAGATTATTATCTAACTTTATTGCAGTTTTATAATAGTTCTCAGCCTCTTCCAGCCGACCAAGCTTATGATAAACAACTCCAAGGTTGTAATGCGCCGTCGGATTTGTTGGATTGATTGATATTACCCTATTTATATAGCTGATAGCCGAAACCTCATCTCCTTTCTCAGAAGAGATGAACGCTAAATTCAGCAGGGAGGTTATGTGGTCGGGATGATAATAAAGTGCGCTTTCATATTCGATTGTGGCGGAGTCGACGTTACCTTTGTTGTAGAGCTCTATTGCATTATTGAAGTGTTTGTCAGCGAGACCGGGTGAAAAGAAATTTACATTATCCGCAACGGCAAATACGTTCTGCCCATGGAGCGGCTGATGGGTTCCCACAAATAACATGACTAACGCCGGGACAGTTATTTTTAATTTGGTCGTCATGTTCATTTCCTTTCTTCGTCACCATCTGTTCAATTTTGCCCTTTTATCTCCGCACCGCCTCTTAATAATGTTATCGGCGTCAGGCGCGCAATATTTAGCTCTTGAAAATAAATTTTTATTTAAAGTGCTTTTGTGGAAGATTGAACTTTCATAATAGTCTTATCGGTTTGAAAACACGCACGTTGAAAATCGTGATAAACGAACTACGGCACCTCAAGTAATATTATAATTTTATTGTTTCTGAGAAAATTTTCTGTTAAGGTATAGCAGAGAGTATTCAGTCGTATTTAAGCATAAATAA
Coding sequences within:
- a CDS encoding TonB-dependent receptor, whose product is MNYKSKKEVDMSGKIIFIFLTVLLLPAMLFAQQGSVTGTITDESTGDAIVGANVVLQGTSMGAAANTMGVYTISNVPLGDYTLVVTAIGYTKATAELSISPGMTNTVDVGMTSESVELSGLLVVAARARPRETPVAFTNVDKADMQFRLGSRDVPMILNTTPGVYATEQGGGAGDSRINIRGFDQRNVAVMINGVPVNDMENGWVYWSNWDGLGDATSSIQVQRGLGASNLAISSVGGTMNILTDAASHERGMSLKQEVGNGSFFKTTALYNTGLLDNGFAATITAVKKTGDGIADQTWTNAWSYFGALSYNASDNHKFDLFIVGAPQRHGQRIYNQRIALWDAEFAKEVGVSQADIDAVTERGVNYNPNWGPIKAADEKDLQEYFNGEVHDIRDASVLMERENYFHKPQYNLNWYWKIKEDFHLTSVFYVSIGKGGGTGGYFGGDWFGSDNDGQIDFQTVYDKNSANIDATYSGTENRSTFVLRNSVNLHNWYGYIGTAKYRLSETMKLTFGVDVRQYKGEHWREVRNLIGGDYFINTSNKNPDYTANPNAAVKRLGDKIAYHNDGLTRWYGGFAQVENSSGPLTVFGSLSLSQTGYKRVDYFNVNPDVGPADKWETDWENFNGSTIKAGANYNINENVNVYGNVGRLSKAPIFDAVYNFDNTLYQNSKNETVNAVEIGSGYRDSKLSANANFYYTKWLDRSWSTSSRVVNETFYYLLAGIDALHTGIEIDTRYKATELVELTGMVSFGNWEWLNDVEAKFSPEATLDTILVANVYTDGLKVSDAAQKTFAAGVTIRPTSDIAANLTFKRFTDHYARFDPADRDDPNDKDDQGNRTQAWKIPDYNLIDLHASYSLPLGGVNADVGFHVFNLLDTKHITDATDGGDHTAADAFVWMGLERRWVGSFNISF
- a CDS encoding tetratricopeptide repeat protein, with protein sequence MTTKLKITVPALVMLFVGTHQPLHGQNVFAVADNVNFFSPGLADKHFNNAIELYNKGNVDSATIEYESALYYHPDHITSLLNLAFISSEKGDEVSAISYINRVISINPTNPTAHYNLGVVYHKLGRLEEAENYYKTAIKLDNNLVEAYSNLGRVYELSGKYNDAAGEYRNALAVNPQFEIALLNLGVVLLIREDFYGSLNHLQKLTEINPLRDSAYYYMAVAYYFLHDYKSSWHNLHIARRLGAAVDVKFIDTLASAMSEQDYLRLFSQNN